Proteins found in one Amphiura filiformis chromosome 14, Afil_fr2py, whole genome shotgun sequence genomic segment:
- the LOC140169555 gene encoding uncharacterized protein yields MRCLRRLHGISYTDHITNEEVRRRVLQHMSNYEDLLSTVKKRKLKWYGHVTRSSGLSKTILQGTVQGKRRRGWQRKRWMDNIAQWTGVNFSQTQTLAHNRDRWRMVVERSIMQCPYDPGGLWEQ; encoded by the coding sequence ATGAGATGCCTACGAAGGCTCCACGGCATATCATATACTGACCACATCACCAACGAGGAAGTGCGCAGAAGAGTATTACAACACATGAGTAATTATGAGGACCTGCTGTCCACTGTTAAGAAAAGGAAATTGAAGTGGTATGGCCATGTAACAAGATCCAGTGGCCTATCCAAGACGATCCTACAGGGAACAGTGCAGGGAAAGAGAAGAAGAGGCTGGCAGAGAAAGAGATGGATGGACAACATCGCACAATGGACTGGGGTGAATTTCTCACAGACTCAAACCCTGGCACACAACCGAGACAGATGGAGGATGGTGGTGGAGCGGTCCATCATGCAGTGCCCCTACGACCCAGGAGGGTTATGGGAGCAGTAA